From the Helicobacter mustelae genome, the window ATGATTAGCTCCAGCTTCCTGGCCACAAAGGCTCAAACCCCAGGCTTTAAGTATGCACAAATCAAACTCATTGATCTAAGAGGGGGGAATGTTGGTTTTTTGAGGGCATTTGCGCGCTTCTTGCTCTGGCTTTTGTCCATGGCGCTTGTGATTGGTTTTGTTTTCCCATTTTTTACAAGAAATCACCAATGCCTGCATGATGTGCTCTGCAAAACAAAAATCATCCTCCAGCCAAGAGATCTAACTGCTAAAGAATCTGGCGCCAAAGATGAGGCCAGAAGCTCTAGTGCTACTAAGAATCCCAATGCTCCTAGCAAGGATTCTACCACATCAAATCTCAAGGCCAAAAATCCCAAAAACAAAGGCTCCAAAAATCCCAAAACAGCTGCAAAAAACTTCTAAAACCTTAAAAATTTATCTACCCTTAATCTTTCTTTAGCTAGAATCCAAAACCTGCTATTTTGTTTGAAGGATTCATTATGGAGAACCGTCTTTTTACCTTTGCTAGTCTCATTAGCCATGATCATGATTTTATCATTGGCTTTTATACCGTGCTATGCGCGATTCTGACTATTTTTATCAGCAGACTTGCCACAAGAAAGATGCAGATTGTACCCACTGGTTTGCAAAATGTCTATGAAACGATTATTGAAGGAATCTTACACATCGCTAAGGATGT encodes:
- a CDS encoding RDD family protein, coding for MFKTTLQKALILPRIKAFVTDLFMIYTPILYVMTYFVLDGAKSFQNNQSAIFLCVFLYGMISSSFLATKAQTPGFKYAQIKLIDLRGGNVGFLRAFARFLLWLLSMALVIGFVFPFFTRNHQCLHDVLCKTKIILQPRDLTAKESGAKDEARSSSATKNPNAPSKDSTTSNLKAKNPKNKGSKNPKTAAKNF